Proteins encoded together in one Kitasatospora albolonga window:
- a CDS encoding glycosidase has translation MARRPLSAALALVAAAAAALVIPTGFGTASPAQAAAPGDKDVTAVLFEWKFASIARACTDTLGPAGYGYVQVSPPQEHIQGSQWWTSYQPVSYRIAGRLGDRAAFSAMVNTCHSAGVKVIADSVINHMAAGNGTGTGGSSYTKYNYPGIYSGSDMDDCRAEITNYRDRANVQNCELVGLADLDTGEEYVRGRIAGYLNDLLSLGVDGFRIDAAKHMPAADLANIKSRLTNPNVYWKHEAIYGAGEAVSPSEYLGSGDVQEFRYGRSLKQVFLNENLAHLKNFGEGWGFMESGKSGVFVDNHDTERGGDTLNYKNGSAYTLANVFMLAWPYGSPDVHSGYEFSNHDAGPPNDGQVNACYTDGWKCQHDWREISSMVGFRNEARGQAVTNWWDNGGDQIAFGRGSKAYVAINHESSSLNRTFQTSLPAGDYCDVQSGRGVTVNGSGQFTATLGAGTAVALHTGARTCGGGGSNPDPGPGNGQSGASFGVHATTQLGQNIHVTGDQAALGNWNPANAPKLDPATYPVWKLDVNLPAGTTFAYKYVRRDGAGNVTWESGANRTATVPSSGKVTLTADVWRS, from the coding sequence ATGGCACGCAGACCCCTGTCTGCCGCGCTCGCCCTCGTGGCAGCCGCAGCCGCCGCCCTGGTCATCCCCACCGGATTCGGCACCGCGTCCCCCGCGCAGGCCGCCGCTCCGGGCGACAAGGACGTCACGGCCGTGCTGTTCGAGTGGAAGTTCGCCTCCATAGCCAGAGCCTGCACGGACACCCTGGGTCCGGCAGGCTACGGCTACGTCCAGGTCTCGCCGCCCCAGGAGCACATCCAGGGCAGTCAGTGGTGGACCTCCTACCAGCCCGTCAGCTACCGGATCGCCGGTCGGCTCGGTGACCGGGCCGCCTTCTCCGCCATGGTCAACACGTGTCACTCGGCCGGGGTCAAGGTCATCGCGGACTCCGTCATCAACCACATGGCGGCGGGCAACGGCACCGGCACCGGCGGCTCGTCGTACACCAAGTACAACTACCCGGGCATCTACTCCGGCAGCGACATGGACGACTGCCGGGCGGAGATCACCAACTACCGGGACCGCGCCAACGTCCAGAACTGCGAACTCGTCGGCCTCGCCGACCTGGACACGGGCGAGGAGTACGTACGCGGCCGGATCGCCGGATACCTCAACGACCTGCTCTCCCTCGGCGTCGACGGCTTCCGCATCGACGCGGCCAAGCACATGCCCGCCGCCGACCTGGCCAACATCAAGTCCCGGCTCACCAACCCGAACGTCTACTGGAAGCACGAGGCGATCTACGGGGCGGGCGAGGCGGTCTCGCCCTCGGAGTACCTGGGCAGCGGAGACGTCCAGGAGTTCCGTTACGGGCGGAGCCTCAAGCAGGTCTTCCTCAACGAGAACCTGGCCCACCTGAAGAACTTCGGCGAGGGCTGGGGCTTCATGGAGTCCGGGAAGTCCGGCGTCTTCGTCGACAACCACGACACCGAGCGCGGCGGCGACACCCTCAACTACAAGAACGGCTCCGCCTACACCCTGGCCAACGTCTTCATGCTGGCCTGGCCCTACGGCTCCCCGGACGTCCACTCCGGCTACGAGTTCAGCAACCACGACGCCGGACCTCCCAACGACGGTCAGGTGAACGCCTGTTACACCGACGGCTGGAAGTGCCAGCACGACTGGCGTGAGATTTCCTCCATGGTCGGCTTCCGCAACGAGGCGCGCGGCCAGGCCGTCACCAACTGGTGGGACAACGGCGGCGACCAGATCGCCTTCGGCCGGGGGAGCAAGGCGTACGTGGCCATCAACCACGAGTCCTCCTCGCTGAACCGGACCTTCCAGACCTCGCTGCCCGCCGGTGACTACTGCGACGTGCAGTCCGGGCGGGGCGTCACGGTGAACGGCTCCGGCCAGTTCACCGCCACCCTCGGCGCCGGTACGGCGGTGGCCCTGCACACAGGCGCCCGTACGTGCGGGGGCGGCGGCTCCAACCCCGACCCGGGCCCGGGCAACGGCCAGTCCGGCGCCTCCTTCGGTGTCCACGCCACCACCCAGCTCGGCCAGAACATCCACGTCACCGGCGACCAGGCGGCCCTCGGCAACTGGAACCCGGCCAACGCGCCCAAGCTCGACCCGGCCACGTACCCCGTCTGGAAGCTGGACGTGAACCTGCCCGCCGGGACCACGTTCGCGTACAAGTACGTCCGCAGGGACGGAGCGGGCAACGTCACCTGGGAGAGCGGCGCCAACCGCACCGCCACCGTCCCGTCCTCCGGAAAGGTCACGCTCACCGCCGACGTGTGGCGCAGCTGA
- a CDS encoding LacI family transcriptional regulator, whose protein sequence is MTLPAPRTAAAPRLSDIAGQAAVSEATVSRVLNGKQGVADTTRQRVLAALDILGYERPVRLRQRSAGLIGLVTPELTNPIFPAFAQSVEQVLAGHGYTPVLCTQLPGGATEDELVEQLVERGVGGIVFLSGLHADTSADPARYAALTERGVPFVLINGYNERISAPFVSPDDNAAVRMAVGHLADLGHRRIGLAIGPQRYVPSRRKRDGFVEAAISLLGMDRAEAEGLVCSTLFSVEGGQVAAGALLDAGCTGIVCGSDLMALGVVRAARGRGLDVPRDVSVVGFDDSQLIAFTDPPLTTVRQPVQAMAAAAVGALLEEIGGSPVQRTEYVFQPELVVRGSTAAVRTEG, encoded by the coding sequence GTGACACTGCCCGCACCCAGGACCGCGGCGGCGCCCCGCCTCTCCGACATCGCCGGACAGGCGGCGGTCAGCGAGGCGACGGTCAGCCGGGTCCTGAACGGGAAGCAGGGCGTCGCGGACACCACGCGTCAGCGGGTGCTCGCGGCGCTCGACATCCTGGGCTACGAACGCCCCGTACGGCTGCGGCAGCGCAGCGCCGGGCTGATCGGACTGGTGACGCCCGAACTCACCAACCCGATCTTCCCGGCCTTCGCCCAGTCCGTCGAACAGGTGCTGGCCGGGCACGGCTACACCCCCGTGCTCTGCACCCAGCTCCCGGGCGGGGCGACGGAGGACGAGCTGGTCGAACAGCTCGTGGAGCGCGGGGTCGGCGGCATCGTCTTCCTCTCCGGGCTGCACGCCGACACCTCCGCCGACCCGGCCCGGTACGCCGCGCTCACCGAGCGCGGGGTGCCGTTCGTCCTGATCAACGGCTACAACGAGCGGATCAGCGCCCCGTTCGTCTCGCCCGATGACAACGCTGCCGTACGGATGGCCGTCGGCCACCTCGCCGACCTCGGCCACCGCCGGATCGGGCTGGCGATCGGCCCGCAGCGGTACGTCCCCTCGCGCCGCAAGCGGGACGGGTTCGTGGAGGCGGCGATCTCGCTGCTGGGCATGGACCGGGCGGAGGCCGAAGGGCTCGTCTGCTCCACCCTGTTCAGCGTCGAGGGCGGCCAGGTGGCGGCGGGCGCCCTGCTGGACGCCGGGTGCACCGGCATCGTCTGCGGCAGCGACCTGATGGCGCTGGGCGTGGTCCGCGCGGCCCGGGGGAGGGGGCTCGACGTGCCCCGGGACGTCTCGGTCGTCGGCTTCGACGACTCGCAGCTCATCGCCTTCACCGACCCGCCGCTGACCACCGTGCGCCAGCCCGTGCAGGCGATGGCGGCGGCGGCCGTGGGGGCGCTGCTGGAGGAGATCGGCGGGAGTCCGGTGCAGCGCACCGAGTACGTCTTCCAGCCGGAGCTGGTGGTACGGGGCTCGACGGCGGCGGTACGCACGGAAGGCTGA
- a CDS encoding alpha-glucosidase, protein MTQHLAAPSTGTSDDAPGHRTGWWQDAVIYQVYPRSFADGNGDGMGDLPGVTARLPYLRDLGVDAVWLSPFYASPQADAGYDVADYRAIDPMFGTLLDADALIREAHGLGLRIIVDLVPNHSSDQHEWFKRALAEGPGSALRERYHFRPGKGTDGELPPNDWESIFGGPAWTRTVDPDGTPGDWYLHLFAPEQPDFNWEHPAVADEFRSILRFWLDMGVDGFRVDVAHGLVKAEGLPDLGTHDQLKLLGNDVMPFFDQDGVHEIYRSWRTILDEYPGDRIAVAEAWTPTVERTANYVRPDEMHQAFNFQYLATAWDAAELRKVIDTSLDAMRPVGAPTTWVLSNHDVTRHATRFANPAGLGTQIRTPGDRELGLRRARAATLLMLALPGSAYVYQGEELGLPDVTDLPDEARQDPSFFRAEGQDGFRDGCRVPIPWTREGSSYGFGAGGSWLPQPTGWGELSVEAQTGVEGSTLELYRAAIAARRDHPGLGAGTDVEWLDGPEGVLVLARPGFVCTVNTTGAPVRITARGRVLLASSPVTVDGAEAVLPADTTVWWTV, encoded by the coding sequence ATGACCCAGCACCTCGCTGCCCCCTCCACCGGCACGTCCGACGACGCCCCGGGCCACCGCACCGGCTGGTGGCAGGACGCGGTGATCTACCAGGTCTATCCACGGAGCTTCGCCGACGGCAACGGCGACGGCATGGGCGACCTCCCCGGCGTCACCGCCCGTCTGCCCTACCTGCGGGACCTCGGTGTCGACGCGGTCTGGCTCTCCCCCTTCTACGCCTCCCCGCAGGCCGACGCCGGGTACGACGTCGCCGACTACCGGGCCATCGACCCGATGTTCGGCACCCTGCTGGACGCCGACGCGCTGATCCGCGAGGCACACGGCCTGGGCCTGCGCATCATCGTCGACCTGGTCCCCAACCACTCCTCCGACCAGCACGAGTGGTTCAAGCGCGCCCTGGCCGAGGGCCCCGGCTCCGCCCTGCGCGAGCGCTACCACTTCCGCCCCGGCAAGGGCACCGACGGCGAACTCCCGCCCAACGACTGGGAGTCCATCTTCGGCGGCCCCGCCTGGACCCGTACGGTCGACCCGGACGGCACCCCCGGCGACTGGTACCTCCACCTCTTCGCCCCCGAGCAGCCCGACTTCAACTGGGAGCACCCGGCCGTCGCCGACGAGTTCCGCTCCATCCTGCGCTTCTGGCTCGACATGGGCGTCGACGGCTTCCGGGTCGACGTCGCCCACGGCCTCGTCAAGGCAGAGGGGCTGCCCGACCTCGGCACCCACGACCAGCTCAAGCTGCTCGGCAACGACGTCATGCCCTTCTTCGACCAGGACGGCGTCCACGAGATCTACCGGAGCTGGCGCACGATCCTGGACGAGTACCCCGGCGACCGCATCGCCGTGGCCGAGGCGTGGACCCCGACCGTCGAGCGCACCGCCAACTACGTGCGCCCCGACGAGATGCACCAGGCGTTCAACTTCCAGTACCTGGCGACCGCCTGGGACGCCGCCGAGCTCCGGAAGGTCATCGACACCTCCCTCGACGCGATGCGCCCGGTCGGCGCCCCCACCACCTGGGTGCTCTCCAACCACGACGTCACCCGGCACGCCACCCGCTTCGCCAACCCGGCGGGCCTCGGCACCCAGATCCGTACCCCCGGCGACCGCGAACTCGGCCTGCGCCGGGCCCGCGCCGCCACCCTCCTGATGCTCGCCCTGCCCGGCTCCGCCTACGTCTACCAGGGTGAGGAGCTCGGCCTGCCCGACGTCACCGACCTGCCCGACGAGGCCCGCCAGGACCCCTCGTTCTTCCGCGCCGAGGGCCAGGACGGCTTCCGTGACGGCTGCCGCGTCCCGATCCCGTGGACCCGTGAGGGCAGCTCGTACGGGTTCGGCGCGGGCGGCAGCTGGCTCCCGCAGCCCACCGGCTGGGGCGAGCTCTCCGTGGAGGCGCAGACCGGCGTGGAGGGCTCCACCCTGGAGCTGTACCGGGCCGCCATCGCCGCCCGCCGCGACCACCCGGGCCTCGGCGCGGGCACCGACGTCGAGTGGCTGGACGGCCCCGAGGGCGTCCTCGTCCTCGCCCGCCCCGGCTTCGTCTGCACCGTCAACACCACCGGCGCCCCCGTCCGCATCACCGCCCGCGGCCGGGTGCTGCTCGCCAGCTCCCCGGTCACCGTGGATGGCGCCGAGGCCGTGCTCCCCGCCGACACCACGGTGTGGTGGACGGTGTGA
- a CDS encoding ABC transporter permease produces the protein MTTVTNTPARHAVPKVRLRGERSPLASVALHLTLIITSVIAVFPVLWVLLTSLKPAKYATTTDFFRETTLVNYTDLIRDTEFLTWFANSAIIAGLSTVIGVFVAATTGYAVSRFRFPGKRGLMWTLLITQMFPVAVLIVPIYNIMSSLGLLNKSAGLVITYLTISVPFCAWMMKGFFDTIPREIDESGEVDGLTPFGTFWRLILPLAKPGLAVTAFYSFITAWGEVAYASAFLVGDENLTLAGGLQKFVNQYGAQWGPMTAASVLIAIPAALVFLFAQKHLVTGMSAGAVKG, from the coding sequence GTGACCACCGTGACCAACACCCCCGCGCGGCACGCCGTGCCCAAGGTCCGGCTGCGCGGCGAGCGCTCCCCGCTCGCCTCGGTCGCGCTGCACCTCACCCTGATCATCACCTCGGTGATCGCGGTCTTCCCGGTGCTGTGGGTCCTGCTGACCTCGCTCAAGCCCGCCAAGTACGCGACCACCACGGACTTCTTCCGCGAGACCACCCTCGTCAACTACACGGACCTGATCCGCGACACCGAGTTCCTCACCTGGTTCGCCAACTCCGCGATCATCGCCGGGCTCTCCACCGTCATCGGTGTCTTCGTCGCCGCCACCACCGGCTACGCGGTGAGCCGCTTCCGCTTCCCCGGCAAGCGCGGGCTGATGTGGACGCTGCTGATCACCCAGATGTTCCCGGTCGCCGTCCTCATCGTGCCGATCTACAACATCATGTCCAGCCTCGGACTGCTCAACAAGTCCGCGGGTCTCGTCATTACCTACCTCACCATCTCGGTGCCGTTCTGCGCCTGGATGATGAAGGGCTTCTTCGACACCATCCCGCGCGAGATCGACGAGTCGGGCGAGGTCGACGGCCTCACCCCGTTCGGCACCTTCTGGCGCCTGATCCTGCCGCTGGCCAAGCCGGGCCTCGCGGTCACCGCGTTCTACTCCTTCATCACCGCCTGGGGCGAGGTGGCGTACGCCTCCGCCTTCCTGGTCGGGGACGAGAACCTGACGCTGGCCGGCGGGCTCCAGAAGTTCGTCAACCAGTACGGCGCCCAGTGGGGCCCGATGACCGCGGCCTCCGTGCTCATCGCCATCCCGGCCGCCCTGGTCTTCCTGTTCGCGCAGAAGCACCTGGTCACCGGCATGTCCGCCGGAGCCGTCAAGGGCTGA
- a CDS encoding ABC transporter permease: MAVHTSQSVVKAAGGNTARGRSRGTGTPPPAPGRIRRGLSTHWYAWTMVAPVVVVIGVIIGYPLVRGIYLSMTDATERNVARTIGVNEMPATYKFVGADNYIEALTGSQFLGTLGWTLVWTVSCVSITFALGMGLANILNRRIAGRSAYRMALILPWAIPGFVSVFAWRFLYNEERGLLNSLLGGVGVDGIPWLNDPTWAKFAVIAVNVWLGVPFMMVALLGGLQSIPSEQYEAAEMDGATAWQRFRHITLPGLRPVSTTVILLSTIWTFNMFPVIFLLTRGGPGEATQILVTQAYKFSFEINPRDFAQSSTWGVLILVLLMLFAVIYRRVLRTQGENW, translated from the coding sequence ATGGCTGTCCACACCAGCCAGTCGGTGGTGAAGGCCGCGGGCGGGAACACCGCCCGCGGCCGGAGCCGCGGTACTGGCACCCCACCACCGGCCCCCGGCCGTATCCGGCGCGGCCTGTCGACCCACTGGTACGCCTGGACCATGGTCGCCCCGGTCGTCGTCGTGATCGGCGTGATCATCGGCTACCCGCTGGTGCGCGGGATCTACCTGTCGATGACCGACGCCACCGAGCGCAACGTCGCCCGCACCATCGGCGTCAACGAGATGCCCGCCACGTACAAATTCGTCGGCGCGGACAACTACATCGAGGCGCTGACCGGTTCGCAGTTCCTCGGCACGCTCGGCTGGACGCTGGTGTGGACGGTCTCCTGCGTGAGCATCACGTTCGCCCTCGGCATGGGCCTCGCCAACATCCTCAACCGCAGGATCGCCGGACGCTCCGCCTACCGCATGGCCCTCATCCTGCCCTGGGCCATCCCCGGCTTCGTCTCGGTCTTCGCCTGGCGCTTCCTCTACAACGAGGAGCGCGGCCTGCTCAACTCCCTGCTCGGCGGTGTGGGCGTCGACGGCATCCCGTGGCTGAACGACCCGACCTGGGCCAAGTTCGCCGTCATCGCCGTCAACGTCTGGCTCGGCGTCCCCTTCATGATGGTCGCCCTGCTCGGCGGGCTCCAGTCCATCCCCTCGGAGCAGTACGAGGCCGCCGAGATGGACGGGGCCACCGCCTGGCAGCGGTTCCGCCACATCACGCTCCCCGGACTGCGCCCGGTCTCCACCACGGTGATCCTGCTCTCCACCATCTGGACCTTCAACATGTTCCCGGTGATCTTCCTGCTCACCCGCGGCGGACCCGGTGAGGCCACCCAGATCCTCGTCACCCAGGCGTACAAGTTCTCCTTCGAGATCAACCCGCGCGACTTCGCGCAGTCCTCCACGTGGGGCGTGCTGATCCTCGTACTCCTGATGCTCTTCGCCGTGATCTACCGGCGAGTCCTGCGCACCCAGGGAGAGAACTGGTGA
- a CDS encoding sugar ABC transporter substrate-binding protein, which yields MRRGITATALVAALALAATACGSDGKSDGGSSSGELSGTVTWWDTSSVGSEDKVFKKLAAGFEKKHPKVKVKYVSVPFGDAQNKFKNAAQAGSSAPDVIRSEVAWTPDFASLGYLAPLDGTAALKNQDDFLPQAVASTKYEDKTFAVPQVIDSMGIFYNKKLMEKAGVEPPTNLDELKSSAKKIKDKTGKTGLYLRGDDPYFFLSFLYGEGGDLVDAKTKTVTVDRPEGVKAFKAVKDLVDDGTAKTDASDGWENMMQAFKNGDVAMMINGPWAVADTLTGKEFTDKDNLGIATVPAGSAAHGAPQGGHNLAVYAGSKNLEASYAFVEYMTSVESQATTAGELNLLPTRTSAYAKKEAVNSEIVGFFKPVVETAVERPWIPEGGSLFAPLGIEYTKVLTGQTTPEKAAKATGDAYRKLLDGWK from the coding sequence ATGCGACGTGGCATAACGGCCACCGCCCTGGTCGCGGCCCTGGCGCTCGCGGCGACCGCCTGCGGCAGTGACGGCAAGTCCGACGGCGGTTCGAGCTCGGGTGAGCTCTCCGGCACCGTCACCTGGTGGGACACCTCGAGCGTCGGCAGCGAGGACAAGGTCTTCAAGAAGCTGGCCGCCGGCTTCGAGAAGAAGCACCCGAAGGTCAAGGTCAAGTACGTCAGCGTCCCCTTCGGCGACGCGCAGAACAAGTTCAAGAACGCCGCGCAGGCGGGCAGCTCCGCGCCCGACGTGATCCGCTCCGAGGTCGCCTGGACCCCCGACTTCGCCTCGCTCGGCTACCTGGCCCCGCTGGACGGCACCGCCGCCCTGAAGAACCAGGACGACTTCCTGCCCCAGGCCGTCGCGTCCACCAAGTACGAGGACAAGACCTTCGCCGTCCCGCAGGTCATCGACTCCATGGGCATCTTCTACAACAAGAAGCTGATGGAGAAGGCGGGCGTCGAGCCGCCCACCAACCTGGACGAGCTGAAGAGCTCCGCCAAGAAGATCAAGGACAAGACCGGCAAGACCGGCCTCTACCTGCGCGGCGACGACCCGTACTTCTTCCTCTCCTTCCTGTACGGCGAGGGCGGCGACCTGGTCGACGCCAAGACCAAGACCGTCACCGTGGACAGGCCCGAGGGCGTCAAGGCGTTCAAGGCGGTCAAGGACCTGGTCGACGACGGCACCGCGAAGACGGACGCCTCGGACGGCTGGGAGAACATGATGCAGGCGTTCAAGAACGGCGACGTCGCGATGATGATCAACGGCCCCTGGGCCGTCGCCGACACGCTGACCGGCAAGGAGTTCACGGACAAGGACAACCTGGGCATCGCCACGGTCCCGGCCGGCTCCGCCGCCCACGGCGCCCCGCAGGGCGGCCACAACCTCGCCGTCTACGCCGGTTCGAAGAACCTGGAAGCCTCCTACGCCTTCGTCGAGTACATGACGTCCGTGGAGTCCCAGGCCACCACCGCCGGTGAGCTGAACCTCCTGCCGACCCGCACCTCCGCGTACGCCAAGAAGGAAGCCGTCAACAGCGAGATCGTCGGCTTCTTCAAGCCGGTCGTCGAGACCGCCGTCGAGCGCCCCTGGATTCCCGAGGGCGGCAGCCTCTTCGCCCCGCTCGGCATCGAGTACACCAAGGTCCTCACCGGCCAGACCACGCCGGAGAAGGCCGCCAAGGCGACCGGCGACGCGTACCGCAAGCTCCTCGACGGCTGGAAGTAA
- a CDS encoding LacI family transcriptional regulator, whose translation MTARLADIATQAGVSEATVSRVLNGKPGVAATTRESVLAALDVLGYERPVRLRRRSAGLVGLITPELENPIFPALAQVIGQALTRQGYTPVLATQTPGGSTEDELTEMLVDRGVSGIIFVSGLHADTSADMQRYEQLRAKGVPFVLVNGFSAKVQAPFISPDDRAAMRLAVTHLVALGHTRIGLAVGPKRFVPVLRKIEGFHATMREQLGLAPEEIEELVQHSLYTLEGGQAAASALMERGCTAVVCASDMMALGAIRAARRLSREVPRDLSVVGYDDSPLIAFTDPPLTTIRQPVTAMGQAAVRTLLEEIGGTPAPHSEFVFMPELVVRGTTASGPGTASGSHTHP comes from the coding sequence ATGACCGCACGGCTTGCCGATATCGCAACTCAGGCGGGGGTCAGCGAAGCGACGGTCAGCCGCGTACTGAACGGCAAGCCCGGGGTCGCGGCGACCACCCGCGAATCCGTCCTCGCGGCGCTCGACGTCCTGGGCTACGAACGCCCCGTACGGCTGCGCCGCCGCAGCGCGGGCCTGGTCGGACTGATCACCCCCGAGCTGGAGAACCCGATCTTCCCGGCGCTGGCCCAGGTCATCGGCCAGGCGCTGACCCGGCAGGGGTACACACCGGTCCTGGCCACCCAGACCCCCGGCGGCTCCACCGAGGACGAACTCACCGAAATGCTGGTGGACCGGGGCGTATCGGGCATCATCTTCGTCTCCGGGCTGCACGCCGACACCTCGGCCGATATGCAGCGCTACGAGCAACTGCGCGCCAAGGGCGTCCCCTTCGTCCTGGTGAACGGCTTCTCCGCCAAGGTGCAGGCGCCGTTCATCTCCCCCGACGACCGGGCGGCGATGCGGCTCGCGGTGACGCATCTGGTGGCGCTGGGCCACACCCGTATCGGACTGGCGGTCGGCCCCAAGCGGTTCGTGCCGGTGCTCCGCAAGATCGAGGGCTTCCACGCCACGATGCGCGAGCAGCTGGGGCTGGCCCCGGAGGAGATCGAGGAGCTGGTCCAGCACTCCCTGTACACGCTGGAGGGCGGCCAGGCCGCCGCCTCCGCCCTGATGGAGCGCGGCTGCACGGCGGTCGTCTGCGCGAGCGACATGATGGCGCTCGGGGCGATCCGGGCGGCCCGCAGGCTCTCCAGGGAAGTCCCCCGGGACCTCTCCGTGGTGGGCTACGACGACTCGCCCCTCATAGCGTTCACCGACCCGCCGCTGACCACCATCCGGCAGCCGGTGACGGCGATGGGCCAGGCCGCGGTGCGCACGCTGCTGGAGGAGATCGGCGGAACCCCGGCACCCCACAGCGAGTTCGTCTTCATGCCCGAGCTGGTGGTCCGCGGGACGACGGCCTCCGGCCCCGGAACGGCCTCAGGGTCGCACACTCATCCTTGA